The sequence below is a genomic window from Longimicrobiaceae bacterium.
CCGCGCCGGCAACCACGCGGAGATGCACGCCGTCTTCGCCGAGCACCTGCAGACCGAGGCCGCGCAAGGCGACCTGGAGACGCTGGCCTCCATCGTCCGCTCCGGCCGCCGCGCGTGCCTCCTTTGCCTGGAGGCCGACCCGGAGCACTGCCACCGCAGCCTGGTCGCCGCCGCCCTCCAGCCCCTCGCCCCCGCCGAAGTCGTCCACCTCCGCCCCGACCGCGACGAGGAT
It includes:
- a CDS encoding DUF488 domain-containing protein, with amino-acid sequence MATLHTIGYEDTTVARFLDTLSEAGVELLVDVRAVANSRRPGFAKTKLAANVGERGIEYLHLRGLGTPADGRAAARAGNHAEMHAVFAEHLQTEAAQGDLETLASIVRSGRRACLLCLEADPEHCHRSLVAAALQPLAPAEVVHLRPDRDED